In one Bordetella pertussis 18323 genomic region, the following are encoded:
- a CDS encoding ABC transporter substrate-binding protein: MKRIIQAALRGTLLALAIGAGAAQAQNAICYNCPPEWADWATQLKAIKEATGITVPGDNKNSGQALASIAAEKANPVADVVYYGVTFGIQADKDGLVQSYKPAHWDAIPDGMKDPDGKWFAIHSGTLGFMVNVDALRGKPVPKSWADLQKPEYRGMVGYLDPASAFVGYVGAVALNRALGGTLDNFDPAIDWFKKMRANRPIVPKQTAYARVLSGEIPILIDYDFNAYRAKYKDEANVDFVIPAEGTIAVPYVMSLVANAPHADNGRKVLDFTLSERGQAIWANAFLRPVRAEAISAEAQKKFLPASEYARAGTVDYVKMSVAQRGFSERYAKEVN, translated from the coding sequence ATGAAACGCATCATCCAGGCCGCGTTGCGCGGCACGCTGCTGGCGTTGGCGATCGGCGCCGGCGCCGCCCAGGCGCAGAACGCCATCTGCTACAACTGTCCGCCCGAATGGGCCGACTGGGCCACCCAGCTCAAGGCCATCAAGGAGGCCACCGGCATTACGGTGCCCGGCGACAACAAGAACTCGGGGCAGGCATTGGCGTCGATCGCCGCCGAAAAGGCCAACCCGGTGGCCGACGTGGTGTACTACGGCGTCACGTTCGGCATCCAGGCCGACAAGGACGGGCTGGTGCAAAGCTACAAGCCGGCGCATTGGGACGCAATCCCCGACGGCATGAAGGATCCCGACGGCAAATGGTTCGCCATCCACTCCGGCACACTGGGCTTCATGGTCAATGTCGACGCCTTGCGCGGCAAGCCGGTGCCCAAGTCGTGGGCCGACCTGCAAAAGCCCGAGTACCGCGGCATGGTGGGCTACCTGGATCCGGCCTCGGCCTTCGTCGGCTATGTCGGCGCCGTGGCGCTGAACCGCGCGCTGGGCGGCACGCTGGACAACTTCGATCCCGCCATCGACTGGTTCAAGAAGATGCGCGCCAACCGGCCCATCGTGCCCAAGCAGACCGCCTATGCGCGCGTGCTGTCGGGCGAAATCCCGATCCTGATCGACTATGACTTCAACGCCTATCGCGCCAAGTACAAGGACGAGGCCAACGTCGACTTCGTCATCCCGGCCGAAGGAACCATCGCCGTCCCGTACGTGATGAGCCTGGTGGCTAACGCGCCGCATGCGGACAACGGCCGCAAGGTGCTGGATTTCACGCTGTCCGAACGCGGACAGGCCATCTGGGCCAATGCCTTCCTGCGCCCGGTCCGTGCCGAGGCGATCTCGGCCGAGGCGCAGAAGAAGTTCCTGCCCGCCAGCGAATACGCGCGCGCCGGTACGGTGGACTACGTGAAGATGTCGGTGGCCCAGCGCGGCTTCTCCGAACGCTACGCCAAAGAGGTGAATTGA